The stretch of DNA TGTTCCTCAAGAAATTTTAAATCAATTTACTAAAGAAACAGGTATTAAAATTATTTATTCTACATATGATTCTAATGAAAGTATGTTTACTAAATTAAAAACTTATAAAAAACAATCATATGATTTAGTTGTGCCTTCAACATATTTTGTAACCAAAATGAAAGATGAAGGTATGATACAAAAAATTGAAAAAAATAAAATACCTAATTTTAAAAATTTAGATCCTAAATTTTTAAATAAATCTTTTGATCGTAATAATGAATATTCTATCCCATATATATGGGGTGCTACTGCTATAGGCATTAATACAAATGTTATAAATTATAAACAAATTAATAGTTGGAATGATCTATGGAATCCGAAATATAATAAATCTATTTCTTTAATAGATGATGCTAAAGAAGTATTTCAAATGTCATTAATAAGATTAAAATTACCTGTAAACACTACTAATATTCATTATATAAATAAAGCTTTTATAGAATTAAAAAAATTAATGCCTAATATCGTTTCTTTTAACTCTGATAATCCTGTATATTCTTTTATTGAAGGATCTGTAAATATAGGAATGATTTGGAATGGATCTGCTTATGCTATTCAAAAATTAGGTATACCTTTGAAATTTATTTGGCCTAAAGAAGGTAGTATTTTTTGGATGGATAGTTTTGTAATCCCTAGCAATGCAAAAAATATAAAAGGAGCTTTAAAATTAATTAATTTTTTATTAAGACCAGATATTGTAGTAAAAATAGTAAAAAAAATAGGTTTTTCTACTCCAAATTTAGAAGCAAAAAAATTATTACCATTAGAAATTATTAATAATAAAACATTATACCCTGATGATGAAATTATTAATAATGGTATATGGCAAAATAGTAATAATATTAATATAAATAAACAATATGAAATATATTTTCAAAAGTTAAAAACTCTATAATAATTAAATATATAAAAAATATTTTATATAAAATTATAGATTCATAGATATAACTAAATATTAATAATATAAAAATATTTTGTAATATATAAAATTATAAATTTTCTTGACATATAAATAATATATAATATATATTATTTACATATTTATTAATCCTCTGTAGTTCAGTTGGTAGAACGGCGGACTGTTAATCCGTATGTCACTGGTTCGAATCCAGTCAGGGGAGTAAACTACTATATTTTTCACATCATAAAATATATTTTATTAAATAAATAATTATATTTTTTATTATAAGGTATATATATGATAATGAAATTAGAACAAATTTTAAAAAAAAAAATCATAATAGAAGAACTTTTTTCGATTCAGGATGTAGTTCGTTGGGTATCAAGTTGTTTTAGCATGTCTAATTTATGGTATGGTCATGGTAGTGATAATCCATGGGACGAAGCTGTAAATTTAATTTTACCTATATTAGGATTACCTCCATATATTTGGAATAGAGTTTATAACTCTAGATTATCTATTAAAGAACGTAAAATTATTTTTGAATTAGTTATAAAACGTATAAAAAAAAGAATTCCTGTAGTTTATTTAACAAATAAAACTTGGTTTTGCGGTTATGAGTTATATATTGATAATAGAGTGTTAATACCTAGATCTCCTATTTCTGAATTAATTAATAATAAATTTAAATCTATTATTTCTTCTCATAATCATCCAAAATATATATTAGATTTATGTACTGGTAGTGGATGTATTGCTATAGCATGTTCATATTTATTTCCTAATGCACATATAGATGCAGTAGATATTTCTTTAGATGCAATTAATGTAGTTGAACATAATATTCAATTACATGGATTAGAAAATCGTATTACTCCTATATGTAGTAATTTATTTAATAAATTATCTAAATATACTTATGATTTAATCATTAGTAATCCTCCATATGTAAATAAAAAAGATATAAGTTTTTTACCAAAAGAATATTCATATGAACCTAAAATAGGATTAATTTCTGATAATAAGGGTATAGGAATTATTGAAAAAATAATATCTATGTCACCATTTTTTCTTAAAAAAAATGGTATTTTAATTTGTGAAGTTGGAGATAAAATGATAAATATTATAGAAAAATATCCAGATATATATTTTCAATGGATAAATATTAAAAATGGAGGTATAGGTATATTTAAAATGGAAAATAAATAATATATATATAATATAATAAGATATTACAGGAGTAGATTTTTATGTCAGGTAATAGTATCGGAAAATTATTTACAGTTACAACTTTTGGTGAATCACATGGTAAATCTTTAGGGTGTATAGTTGATGGTGTACCTCCTAAAATTCCATTAACAATAACAGATATACAAAAAGATTTAGATAGACGAAAACCAGGAACATCTAAATATACTTCTCCACGTAGAGAATTAGATCAGATAAAAATTTTATCGGGTGTATTTAATAATTTAACAACTGGCACAAGTATCGGTTTATTAATAAATAATGTTGATGTTAAATCTCAAGATTATCAAAAAATTAAAAATATTTTTCGTCCAGGGCATGCAGATTATACTTACAAAAAAAAATATGGTATTCGTGATTATAGAGGTGGAGGACGTTCTTCAGCTAGAGAAACAACAATGCGTGTTGCAGCAGGAGCTATAGCTAAAAAATATTTAGGTATAAAATATAATATAAAAATTAAGGGTTATTTATCTCAAATGGGTGATATTATTTGTAATTTTGATAATTGGGAAGAAGTTAATAAAAATCCTTTTTTTTGTCCAAATAAAAATCAAGTAAAATTATTAAAAGATAAAATTAATTATTTAAAAAATAATGGTGATTCTATAGGTGCTAAAATTACTATTATTATAAAAAATGTACCAGTAGGGTTAGGAGAACCGGTATTTGATAAATTAGATGCTGAATTAGCTTATGCATTAATGAGTATTAATGCAGTAAAAGGAATCGAAATAGGTGATGGATTTAATTGCATAAATAAATTAGGAAGTAATTATAGAGATGAAATTAGAAGTAATGGATTTAAAAGTAATAATTCAGGAGGAATTTTAGGAGGTATTAGCACCGGACAAAATATTATTATTAATTTTGCAGTAAAACCTACTTCTAGTATTTCTAAACCATGTAAAACTATTAATTCATTAGGAGAAGAAACATATTGTATTACACAAGGACGACATGATCCTTGTGTAGGAATTAGAGCTGTTCCGATAGGAGAAGCAATGGTAGGAATAATCTTAATGGATCATTTATTACGTTATCGTGCACAGTGTGCTGATATTATCAATTGTAATAAATATTCATAATTATAATTCGTCTATATTTTGGGATAAATAATTAGCGATTCCAATAGAATTAGGGGTTAAGCTTTTTTTACCCTTTTCCCATTGTGCAGGACATACATTACCATATTTTTCATAATGATTTAAAGCATCAATCATGCGAATTATTTCATTTATATTTCTTCCAAATGGAAGATCATTTACTAATTGATGTCTAATTATTTTTTTTTTATCTATTAAAAATACAGCTCTTAATGCAATTCCTAATTCAGGATGTTCAATACCATAAGATTTTTGAATATTTTTTTTAATATCAGAAATCATTATAAATTTAATATGCCCTATACCTCCTTTATTTATAGGAGTATTACGCCAAGCGTAATGAACAAATTGTGAATCACATGATATACCTAAAATATTTACATTTCTTTTATTAAAAGAATTTAAATGTTTATTTAATGATATAATTTCTGTAGGACAAACAAATGTAAAATCTAAAGGCCAAAAAAATAATATAGTAATTGTATTATTTAAATAATCATATAAATTAAAATTATCAATAATAGATCCGTCTTCTAAAACAGCAGACGCATTAAAATCTGGAGCTTTTTTAGTTACTAAAATCATATTTACCTCAAAATGTTATTTTTTTATAATAAAGTAAAATTATTAAATTAATAAAATATAATTACTTTTATTATATTTTAATTTATATTTTTTATTTTATATACAAAAATTTTAAATTTTATATTAAATAAAAGATTAAAAAAAATAATAATCTTTACTTTAAATAAAAATTTATAGTGAATATTAATTTTTTATTTTTAATTTTTCATTAAAATATTTATAATTCAACATAATTTTTTTGTAAAAAAATATAATTTATTATTAATAAAGTTATTTTTTGGTAAAAAAAATAAATGTTTTTTATTTTAATAAAATAATTATATTAATATTTTTTATAAAATTTTTAAATTAATTTACTTTTTATTAAAAATAGTAATAGTTATTATACATAACTTATTATATATTTTATTAAAAATAATAAATTACTTATATATAAGTAATTTATTATTTTTAAATTATTATTAAATAACAAAATTAATATTTATTTTAAATAAAAATAATAAAATATTCTTTATTTAATTTTTATAATTTTTAATAAAAATTATTATTATTTAATATTTTTTTTAAACTTAAATTTTATTAAAAATAATTAATATTAATTAATATAATTAATTTTTTTATAAATTAATATTTTGTTTTTTTATAATATATAATAATAAATTTTTTATTTCAAAATTTATTACTAAATAAATAAAAAAATATTTATAAATAAAATTTATATTTTATATTATACAAGTTATACTATGAAATTTTTTAGTTTCCCATGTAAAAACAGTTAATTGATTCCCCCAACAACATCCAGTATCTAAACCTATAATATTTTTAGGAGTATATCCCCCACCTTGTAAATCAGACCAATGACCAAAAAATATTGTATATTTTTTATACAATAAATTAGGAATATCAAACCATGGTTTTAATACAATTGAATTAATATCATTAGGAGCTTTTTTAGTTAACATTTCTAATGTACCATCTGGGTAACAATATCTCATTTTTGTAAATGCGTTAATAATAAAACTAAAACGTTGAAATCCAATTAATTTATTTTTTTTCCAATCATTTATTTGATACTTTTCATTATTTATATAATCAAAAAAAATTTTATTTTTTTCACTAGAAATTATATCTTTTGCTTCATTAGAAGCAGATAATATAGTAGAAATATTTTCCCATTGAGGAGCTATACCAGCATGTGACATTAAAATTTTTTTATTTTCATCATATTGAACAAAAGGTTGATATTTTAACCAAGAATTTATGATAAATTTTATTTTAATATCTTTTAATAAATTTAAAATTATTGGATCATTAATATTACTGTTCATTGAACCTAAAGATAATGATATTAAATATAAATCATGGTTTCCTAAAACTAATTTTATAGATTTTCTAATAGAATATAAATAATATAAAACTTTTTTAGAATCTGGTCCTCTAGAAATAAGATCACCTGTAATCCATAATTGATCATTTTTATTATCGAAACGAATTTTTTTTAATAAGGAAATAAATTCATTATAATAACCATGAATATCTCCAATAAAATAAGTAGTCATATTTTTATAAATTATTAATTTTATTAATGTATATAAGTTTTTATTGCTAATCGAAAAATTGGAATATCTACATGATAAACATGATTATTTTCATCAATCATTATATAATGACCTTGCATTATACCAATAGGTGTTTCTAAAATAGCACCACTAGTATAGTAAAAATTATTACCTGGTTTAATATACGTTTTTTTACTAATAACTCCTTCACAATACATTTGTGTTTTTTTACCATTTCCATTGGTTATCGTCCAATAACGGCTAATTAACTGTAAAATTTTTTTTCCTAAATTATATATGGTAATTGTATAAGCAAAAACATAACGATTAATTGTAGGTATAGATTGAGATTTTACATACATACTATGTACTTTTATATAAACTTGAGATAATAATGATTTCATAAGTTTATAACCTTTTATGATTTGTTTTTAACCAGTTAGCTAATTGACAATATTCTGATATTGAAACATCTTCAGCACGAATTTTATAATCAATACCTAAATCATCTAATTCTTCTATAGAAAATAAATTTATTAAACTATTTCGTAAAATTTTTCTTCTCATACTAAAAGCTTGTTTAATAATTTTTTTTAAAAAAAAAATATCATCTAAATTATAATTTTTATTTACATAAGGCCTCATATATATCATATTAGAAAATATTTTAGGTTTAGGGTAAAAATCATTTGGTTTTATTTCTAATAAAGTTTTTATTTTACAAAATAATTGAATCATTATACTTAAACATCCATAATTTTTCCCTCCAGGATATGCAGTTAAACGATTTACTACTTCTTTTTGCATTATAAAATGCATATCTTTAATATTATTTAAATAATTAAACAAATAGAAAATTATTTTTGTAGAAATATTATATGGTAAATTACCGAAAATTCGTATTCTTTTTTTATATTTTTGAATTAAAGTATAAAAATTAAAATTCAATATATTATTTAATATAATATGAATATTTGAATTAATTAAAACTTGTTTTTTTTTTAAAAAATTAACAAAATTTTTATCTATTTCAATAATAGAAATATTTTGATTATATTTAATCATTGGTATAGTTAATGCTCCTAAACCAGGACCTATTTCGACCATTATATGGTAATATTTAGGATTTATTAAAGATATTATTTTTTTTATAATTTTTTTATTTACTAAAATATGTTGTCCATATTTTTTTTTAAAAAATATTTTCATATTATTAATTTTTAATTAAGTGTATTTCTTAAATTATATTTTTATATATATCTATAATTATAATATAATTAAATATAACTATATATTTTATATTTTAATATATACGATTCATATTTTTTACTCAATTCTATTTTAGAAAAAGTAATTTTTTATAAAAGATAATCAACTTAATTATAAAATTATATTTTTTTTTTTATAAATTAAAATTTTTTGTTTAAAGTAATTGATTTTAAATAAATAAATAAATTTTAATTAAAATTAATATTAATAATTGATTAATTATCTGTTATAATAAATTTATTTTTATTACATTCATAAAATGATGAACATATATTCTGGATATCAATTACTATTTTTTATTTACAAAAAAATGATTGATAGTCATGAATATAAATATTTTAATGTATTAATTAAAATAATATTAGGGGTATTTTTTACTATATTAATAAATGATATATTTAATTTTTATAACAAAAAGCATCAATTTTTTTATATAAAAAATATAAAAAAAGAATATTTGAAAATTAATTTTGAAATTATGGGATGTATAAGTAAATCTAAAGGTTATATCAGTAAATATGATATAAATTATACAACAAATTTAATGAATCAAATAAATTTAAATAAAAAAAATATTATTTTTATGCAAAAAGCTTTTTTATATGGTAAAAAAACAGATTATCCATTAATTAGTAAATTAAATTATTTGAATTTTTTAATTTCTTATTATGATCCTACTTTAGTAAATAATTTTTTAGAAACACAAATTGAATTATCATTTATTAACAAAAAATTACATTTTAAAACTAAAAAAGTATTAAATATTATTTTTCAAAATTTGAATATATCAATGTTTGATATTCTTTTAATTATAAAAAAATTAAAATATCGTAATAAATATATTAATGAAAAAGATTTATTTTTTTATAATTTTTTCTTTTATCAAAGAAAAACAAATAATAATTATTATGATAATAATTTTAAAAATAAAAAAAATATAGATAATAATAAATTAGCTATAAAAAAAGCTTATAAATTATTAGGAATCAAATATGATGATAATCTTTTAACTATAAAAAGAGCATATCATAAATTACTTAGTAAGTATCATCCAGATAAATTAATATCAAAAGGTTATTCATCAAAAAAATTAGAAAAAGCAAAAATTAAAACACAAAATATACATAAAGCATTTAATATTATTAAAAAATATATGAAATAAATTATATAATTTTATTTTTTTTCAATAATAACTATTGAACATGCATATTTTTTTTCATCCGAAAATGAAATATGAATTTTATATTTAAAATCCATATTTTTTAAAAATTTTAATGCTTTTTTATATAAAATTATTTTTGGTTTATTATTTTTAGAACTTAATAGTTCTACTTGATTAAAAAAAATACCATTTGTAAAACCAGTACTTAAAGCTTTTACTGTTGCTTCTTTAGCTGTAAAAAATTTTGCTAATAGTTTAATTTTATGAGTATTTTTTTTATATATAGATAACTCATATTTTGTTAAAATTTTACAAGCGAAACGATTACCAAAAAGCAAAAAAATTTTTTTAATTCTATTAATTGCGATTATATCGATTCCAATCCCAAAAATATTCATAATTTTAATTTAAAAAATATTGTTTAAAAACAAATTACTTAATTTTTATCCATATATGTAATTTTATCTTTTTTTTAAAAAATTTTTCTATATTTTGTTCTGACTTATTTCTGATTAATTTTATGTTATTAGAATTTTTACCTATTATTATTTTTTTATGATTTATTTTTTTTACTAAAAATATAATATTTATTTCATCTGATAAAATTTTAGAAAAAATTACTTTAATTTTAATTAAATATGGTATTTCTTTATGAAGAAATTTCATAATATTTTCTCTTATAATTTCTTTAATAATTACCTTATCTGTTTGATTTGTAATATAATTTTTAGAATAAAAATGTTTTTTTTTAGGTAAATTATTACAAATTATATGATAAAGATCATTTGTATATAATTTATATTTAGCTGAAATTATAAATAAATGAAAAATATTTATTTTCTTTTTAAGAAAATTAATATATGGTAATAATATATTTTTATTTTTAATTTGATCAATTTTGTTAATAATTAATATTATCGGTATATTAATTTTAGAAAAAATTTTACTAAAATTTTCTTCTATATAACTCCATTTAGTTTTATCTAAAATAAATAATATAAAATCATATTGATTATTTTTTAATAAATTAAAAATTCTATTTTTAGAAAATATATTTCCAGGAGTATCAATAAATTCTATTTGATAAATATCATTATTATAAACTCCAATAATATTGCTACTTGTAGTATTTTTTTTATGAGAAACAATTGATATTTTTTTCTTCACTAAAAAATTTAATAAAGTAGATTTACCTACATTAGTTCTACCTAATATTAAAATACTTCCATAACATGATGATATTTTTTTCACATAAATAACCTTCTATATTAGAATAACTATTCTAGTCCAAGTTTTTTTAATGCTTTTTCAGCAGCTGATTGTTCCGCTTTACGACGACTAGATCCTATACCCCTAATTATTTTTGATATTCCACTAATTTTACATTGTATCGTAAATTTCTGATTATGTACTTCTCCATTTATTTGTACAATAAAATAATATGGTAAAGGTAAATGTGATCTTTGTAAATATTCTTGTAATCTTGTTTTAGGATCTTTTTGATTATTACCTGGTAAAATTGTTTTTAATCTAAATTGGTACCAAAGTAAAATAATTTTTTCTACAACTTTAATGTTACTATCTAAACATATACTTCCTATTAATGCTTCCATTGTATCTGCTAAAATAGATTCTCTATTATAACCTCCATTTTTATATTCTCCAGGTCCTAAAAATAAATATTCACCTAATTTAAATTCTCTTGCAATACTTGCTAGAGTATTACCTCTAACTAAAGAAGCACGCATACGACTCATATTACCTTCATTTACATCAGGAAATTTATTATATAATGCTTTAGCTATTATATAGCTTAATATAGAATCACCTAAAAATTCTAATCTTTCATTATGTTTACTACTTGCACTTCTATGTGTTAAAGCTTGATATAATAAATCTTGATGATTAAAAATATAACCCAATTTTTTCTGTAATTGATTAATCATAATAAAATTTATTTAATTGTATTTTAAATCTAAAACTAGATAAAATATTTTTTTAAAAATTAATTTATTTTACATATTCGATTAAATTTTATTTTATAAAACCATAAATGTGTTGTTTTTTTAATACTGAACCAAATAAATATAGCTTTCCCTAATAAATATTTTTCATGAAGAAAACCCCAATATCTACTATCAAGACTATTATCACGATTATCACCCATAACAAAATAACATTTTTTAGGAACTATCCACATATATAAAGGAATATTTTTTTGTTTATATATTTTTCCATTTATTTTATTCTCTAATTCAGGTGTAAATAAAATTTTATGTGACAATTTATTTATATATTCTGTAT from Enterobacteriaceae endosymbiont of Donacia proxima encodes:
- a CDS encoding extracellular solute-binding protein yields the protein MKMFLFFRLICILLIILLFPITKNYLNKKKSYQDTIFFYNWTEYVPQEILNQFTKETGIKIIYSTYDSNESMFTKLKTYKKQSYDLVVPSTYFVTKMKDEGMIQKIEKNKIPNFKNLDPKFLNKSFDRNNEYSIPYIWGATAIGINTNVINYKQINSWNDLWNPKYNKSISLIDDAKEVFQMSLIRLKLPVNTTNIHYINKAFIELKKLMPNIVSFNSDNPVYSFIEGSVNIGMIWNGSAYAIQKLGIPLKFIWPKEGSIFWMDSFVIPSNAKNIKGALKLINFLLRPDIVVKIVKKIGFSTPNLEAKKLLPLEIINNKTLYPDDEIINNGIWQNSNNININKQYEIYFQKLKTL
- the prmB gene encoding 50S ribosomal protein L3 N(5)-glutamine methyltransferase, coding for MKLEQILKKKIIIEELFSIQDVVRWVSSCFSMSNLWYGHGSDNPWDEAVNLILPILGLPPYIWNRVYNSRLSIKERKIIFELVIKRIKKRIPVVYLTNKTWFCGYELYIDNRVLIPRSPISELINNKFKSIISSHNHPKYILDLCTGSGCIAIACSYLFPNAHIDAVDISLDAINVVEHNIQLHGLENRITPICSNLFNKLSKYTYDLIISNPPYVNKKDISFLPKEYSYEPKIGLISDNKGIGIIEKIISMSPFFLKKNGILICEVGDKMINIIEKYPDIYFQWINIKNGGIGIFKMENK
- the aroC gene encoding chorismate synthase — its product is MSGNSIGKLFTVTTFGESHGKSLGCIVDGVPPKIPLTITDIQKDLDRRKPGTSKYTSPRRELDQIKILSGVFNNLTTGTSIGLLINNVDVKSQDYQKIKNIFRPGHADYTYKKKYGIRDYRGGGRSSARETTMRVAAGAIAKKYLGIKYNIKIKGYLSQMGDIICNFDNWEEVNKNPFFCPNKNQVKLLKDKINYLKNNGDSIGAKITIIIKNVPVGLGEPVFDKLDAELAYALMSINAVKGIEIGDGFNCINKLGSNYRDEIRSNGFKSNNSGGILGGISTGQNIIINFAVKPTSSISKPCKTINSLGEETYCITQGRHDPCVGIRAVPIGEAMVGIILMDHLLRYRAQCADIINCNKYS
- a CDS encoding peroxiredoxin; translation: MILVTKKAPDFNASAVLEDGSIIDNFNLYDYLNNTITILFFWPLDFTFVCPTEIISLNKHLNSFNKRNVNILGISCDSQFVHYAWRNTPINKGGIGHIKFIMISDIKKNIQKSYGIEHPELGIALRAVFLIDKKKIIRHQLVNDLPFGRNINEIIRMIDALNHYEKYGNVCPAQWEKGKKSLTPNSIGIANYLSQNIDEL
- a CDS encoding symmetrical bis(5'-nucleosyl)-tetraphosphatase; its protein translation is MTTYFIGDIHGYYNEFISLLKKIRFDNKNDQLWITGDLISRGPDSKKVLYYLYSIRKSIKLVLGNHDLYLISLSLGSMNSNINDPIILNLLKDIKIKFIINSWLKYQPFVQYDENKKILMSHAGIAPQWENISTILSASNEAKDIISSEKNKIFFDYINNEKYQINDWKKNKLIGFQRFSFIINAFTKMRYCYPDGTLEMLTKKAPNDINSIVLKPWFDIPNLLYKKYTIFFGHWSDLQGGGYTPKNIIGLDTGCCWGNQLTVFTWETKKFHSITCII
- the apaG gene encoding Co2+/Mg2+ efflux protein ApaG; amino-acid sequence: MKSLLSQVYIKVHSMYVKSQSIPTINRYVFAYTITIYNLGKKILQLISRYWTITNGNGKKTQMYCEGVISKKTYIKPGNNFYYTSGAILETPIGIMQGHYIMIDENNHVYHVDIPIFRLAIKTYIH
- the rsmA gene encoding 16S rRNA (adenine(1518)-N(6)/adenine(1519)-N(6))-dimethyltransferase RsmA produces the protein MKIFFKKKYGQHILVNKKIIKKIISLINPKYYHIMVEIGPGLGALTIPMIKYNQNISIIEIDKNFVNFLKKKQVLINSNIHIILNNILNFNFYTLIQKYKKRIRIFGNLPYNISTKIIFYLFNYLNNIKDMHFIMQKEVVNRLTAYPGGKNYGCLSIMIQLFCKIKTLLEIKPNDFYPKPKIFSNMIYMRPYVNKNYNLDDIFFLKKIIKQAFSMRRKILRNSLINLFSIEELDDLGIDYKIRAEDVSISEYCQLANWLKTNHKRL
- the djlA gene encoding co-chaperone DjlA, with product MMNIYSGYQLLFFIYKKMIDSHEYKYFNVLIKIILGVFFTILINDIFNFYNKKHQFFYIKNIKKEYLKINFEIMGCISKSKGYISKYDINYTTNLMNQINLNKKNIIFMQKAFLYGKKTDYPLISKLNYLNFLISYYDPTLVNNFLETQIELSFINKKLHFKTKKVLNIIFQNLNISMFDILLIIKKLKYRNKYINEKDLFFYNFFFYQRKTNNNYYDNNFKNKKNIDNNKLAIKKAYKLLGIKYDDNLLTIKRAYHKLLSKYHPDKLISKGYSSKKLEKAKIKTQNIHKAFNIIKKYMK
- the acpS gene encoding holo-ACP synthase — encoded protein: MNIFGIGIDIIAINRIKKIFLLFGNRFACKILTKYELSIYKKNTHKIKLLAKFFTAKEATVKALSTGFTNGIFFNQVELLSSKNNKPKIILYKKALKFLKNMDFKYKIHISFSDEKKYACSIVIIEKK
- the era gene encoding GTPase Era, with the translated sequence MKKISSCYGSILILGRTNVGKSTLLNFLVKKKISIVSHKKNTTSSNIIGVYNNDIYQIEFIDTPGNIFSKNRIFNLLKNNQYDFILFILDKTKWSYIEENFSKIFSKINIPIILIINKIDQIKNKNILLPYINFLKKKINIFHLFIISAKYKLYTNDLYHIICNNLPKKKHFYSKNYITNQTDKVIIKEIIRENIMKFLHKEIPYLIKIKVIFSKILSDEINIIFLVKKINHKKIIIGKNSNNIKLIRNKSEQNIEKFFKKKIKLHIWIKIK
- the rnc gene encoding ribonuclease III, encoding MNFIMINQLQKKLGYIFNHQDLLYQALTHRSASSKHNERLEFLGDSILSYIIAKALYNKFPDVNEGNMSRMRASLVRGNTLASIAREFKLGEYLFLGPGEYKNGGYNRESILADTMEALIGSICLDSNIKVVEKIILLWYQFRLKTILPGNNQKDPKTRLQEYLQRSHLPLPYYFIVQINGEVHNQKFTIQCKISGISKIIRGIGSSRRKAEQSAAEKALKKLGLE